One window of the Zea mays cultivar B73 chromosome 3, Zm-B73-REFERENCE-NAM-5.0, whole genome shotgun sequence genome contains the following:
- the LOC103652550 gene encoding alanine--glyoxylate aminotransferase 2 homolog 3, mitochondrial, producing MQYLFDEDGRRYLDAFGGIATVCCGHCHPDVVEAIVNQAKRIQHSTVLYLNHAIADFAEALASKMPGDLKVVFFTNSGTEANELALMIARLYTGCNDIISLRNGYHGNAAGTMGATAQSNWKFNVVQVGAPSIFCTAIRCQKFT from the exons ATGCAGTACCTATTTGATGAGGATGGCCGTCGTTACCTGGATGCTTTCGGTGGCATTGCAACAGTTTGCTGTGGGCACTGTCATCCAGATGTGGTTGAAGCCATAGTAAACCAGGCGAAGCGGATCCAGCACTCCACAGTTCTATATCTCAATCATGCAATTGCAGATTTTGCcgaggcattggcttccaaaatgcCTGGTGATCTGAAG GTTGTTTTCTTCACAAATTCAGGCACGGAGGCAAATGAGCTTGCACTGATGATTGCACGGCTTTACACCGGTTGCAATGACATTATCTCTCTTAGGAATGGATACCATGGGAATGCTGCTGGAACAATGGGTGCTACTGCTCAATCCAATTGGAAATTCAATGTTGTTCAGGTAGGTGCCCCTTCTATTTTCTGTACCGCAATAAGATGCCAAAAATTTACATAG